A genomic window from Phocoena sinus isolate mPhoSin1 chromosome 20, mPhoSin1.pri, whole genome shotgun sequence includes:
- the HEATR9 gene encoding protein HEATR9, with protein sequence MAYEKSVNISDINTSMFKCPWLEYPERTKELRRATAPVLLPLSCHQMPKEEFPPSPECWRQHPSKPNSVPYCYSKQPEIYTHWHTLYNQQKEREAQKILWKMRHHPRYLKEGTLIPKLHLPMSKLIIKPQMESKPLDPTGDPLKWQRLKELTESLKSPREDEQLYAAQALGCLGVRDKFIMEALWQVAQTGPEKVKYEACQTLAILGCLNKHVIQALIKQLKGQNEGQRMDTLTALRAALNSWAAVPKDQRTQVEDGEKLVPVLQMLIKKSGSKAAVEAALCLGFLRPCSSTAREYLLQCLHQGPKIQQMQALSMLVKIMGVHSATVIRTILDQLCYSSVLEHRFEASQMLKTIGLEQIQAQGLEGLTFDLLRRKTYNEPFFAMRQAVAETVEELKMKPTMMNLVEAQLTSSNATARQEAVISLGVLGIRSPQVFHLVLDMLDVEKSPSVKKSLQETLILLASIDPWIQNKLNNKVLFVYEVPKTSMNVEFTRFRKEPEKPEELNIQDFQLAQLNPLFLTKSSATSDQQKKLNAQKGSGTSAFPSCFSKPQKHKAQATGSWTRGIRKQLQILAETSN encoded by the exons ATGGCCTACGAAAAATCAGTCAACATCTCTGACATCAACACGTCAATGTTCAAGTGCCCATGGCTGGAATATCCAGAAAGGACCAAAG AACTCAGAAGAGCCACAGCTCCTGTTCTCCTGCCCTTGTCCTGCCACCAG ATGCCAAAGGAAGAGTTTCCCCCAAGTCCGGAGTGCTGGAGGCAGCACCCAAGCAAGCCAAACTCCGTACCTTACTGCTACTCCAAGCAGCCTGAGATCTACACGCACTGGCACACCCTGTATAATCAGCAAAAGGAACGGGAGGCCCAGAAGATACTGTGGAAAATGAGACATCACCCTAG GTACCTCAAAGAGGGTACCCTCATCCCAAAACTCCATCTCCCAATGAGCAAGCTGATTATAAAACCTCAGATGGAATCCAAGCCCTTAGATCCTACTGGGGACCCGCTGAAGTGGCAAAGATTAAAG GAACTCACAGAAAGCCTGAAATCTCCCAGAGAGGATGAGCAGCTCTATGCAGCACAG GCTCTGGGGTGCCTGGGCGTCAGAGACAAGTTTATCATGGAAGCACTATGGCAGGTG GCCCAAACTGGCCCAGAGAAAGTGAAGTATGAGGCCTGTCAAACCCTGGCCATCCTGG GTTGCCTGAATAAGCATGTGATCCAAGCTCTCATCAAGCAGCTGAAGGGGCAAAATGAGGGGCAAAGGATGGATACTCTGACAGCGCTACGGGCGGCTCTGAACTCCTGGGCTGCTGTCCCCAAAGACCAG AGGACTCAGGTCGAGGATGGAGAGAAGCTGGTGCCTGTGCTGCAGATGCTGATAAAGAAGTCAGGGAGCAAGGCAGCGGTGGAGGCGGCCCTGTGCTTGGGGTTCCTGAGGCCCTGTAGCAGCACAGCCCGAGAGTACTTGCTGCAGTGCCTGCACCAAGGGCCGAAGATCCAGCAGATGCAG GCACTCAGTATGCTGGTCAAGATAATGGGTGTGCACTCAGCCACGGTCATCAGGACCATCCTAGACCAGCTGTGCTATTCCAGTGTCCTTGAG caCCGTTTTGAAGCCAGCCAGATGCTCAAGACCATTGGGCTGGAACAGATCCAGGCACAGGGCCTGGAAGGACTCACGTTTGACCTGCTCAGGAGGAAGACGTATAATGAACCCTTCTTC GCTATGAGGCAGGCTGTTGCTGAAACTGTGGAAGAGCTCAAGATGAAGCCCACAATGATGAACTTGGTGGAGGC GCAACTGACGAGCTCAAATGCCACTGCACGCCAGGAAGCAGTCATCTCTTTG GGTGTCCTGGGGATCCGCAGCCCACAAGTGTTCCACTTGGTCCTAGACATGCTGGATGTGGAAAAGAGCCCGTCTGTGAAAAAGAGC CTACAAGAAACATTAATTCTTTTGGCCTCGATTGATCCCTGGATCCAAAACAAGCTGAACAACAAGGTTCTCTTTGTATATGAAGTGCCTAAGACCAGCATGAACGTAGAGTTCACGAGGTTCCGGAAAGAGCCTGAGAAACCAGAAGAGTTAAATATCCAAGACTTTCAACTTGCACAGCTGAACCCCTTGTTTCTTACAAAGTCCAGTGCCACATCAGACCAACAGAAGAAGTTAAATGCCCAGAAAGGGTCTGGTACCTCTGCCTTTCCATCCTGTTTCTCTAAACCACAAAAACACAAGGCACAGGCCACAGGGTCCTGGACACGAGGGATCAGGAAACAGCTCCAGATCCTTGCTGAGACCTCCAATTAG